The genomic DNA CGTTTGCGTGCATTTGCACCATACGACCCACGCGCTCTTTCTTGCCCTTAACCGAGTTGATCACGCCGTCGCCGGAGGCCAACACGCCCGAGTAAACGCGGACGAAGGTCAAAGTACCCACGAATGGGTCGGTAGCGATCTTGAACGCCAAAGCCGAGAACGGCTCGTCATCACTTGCGTGACGCTCCATCTCTTCTTCCTCGTTATCAGGGTTGGAACCCTTGATAGCAGGAATGTCGGTTGGAGCAGGCAGGAAGTCGATAACGGCGTCGAGAACCAGGGGAACACCCTTGTTCTTGAACGAGGAACCGCAAACAGCCAGGACGATTTCGCCAGCGATAGTACGCTGACGCAGAGCGGCCTTGATTTCCACGTTGGTGAGTTCTTCACCTTCGAGGTACTTGTTCATCAGCTCTTCGCTGGCTTCGGCAGCAGCCTCAACCATGTTGTTGCGCCACTCGTCAGCCAGTTCCTGCAGCTCTGCAGGGATAGGCTTGCGAACAGGAACCATACCTTTGTCGGAATCATTCCAGTAAACAGCTTCCATGTTGATCAGATCGATCTGACCCTGGAAGTTGTCTTCGGAACCGATAGCCAACTGGATTGGCACCGGGGTGTGGCCCAGACGCTGCTTGATCTGACCGATCACGCGCAGGAAGTTGGCACCAGCACGGTCCATCTTGTTTACATAAACAAGACGTGGAACGCCGTACTTGTTGGCTTGACGCCATACGGTTTCCGACTGAGGCTCAACACCCGAAGTACCGCAGAACACAACGACAGCGCCGTCGAGTACGCGCAGGGAACGCTCAACTTCAATGGTGAAGTCTACGTGGCCCGGGGTATCGATTACGTTGAAGCGATGCTCGTCTTTGTACTGCTTCTCGGAACCCTTCCAGAAGGCGGTAATAGCAGCAGAAGTAATGGTAATACCACGCTCCTGCTCCTGAACCATCCAGTCTGTGGTCGCGGCGCCGTCATGCACCTCGCCCATTTTGTGACTTTTGCCGGTGTAAAACAGTACGCGCTCGGTGGTGGTAGTTTTACCAGCATCCACGTGAGCAACGATACCGATGTTACGGTAGCGGCTAATCGGAGTAGTACGAGCCATAAAGCCCTCGCAAAATTAGTGAAGCTAAAATTAGAAGCGGTAGTGCGAGAAAGCTTTGTTGGCTTCAGCCATACGGTGCACGTCTTCACGCTTCTTAACAGCAGCACCTTTACCTTCAGCAGCGTCCAACAATTCGCCTGCCAAACGCAGAGCCATAGACTTCTCGCCGCGCTTACGGGCGAAGTCTACCAACCAGCGCATTGCCAGAGCGTTACGACGGGACGGGCGAACTTCAACCGGAACCTGGTAAGTAGCACCGCCTACACGGCGCGACTTCACTTCGACCAGCGGAGCGATGGCGTCGAGAGCTTTCTCGAAGATTTCCAGGGGGTCGCTGTTCTTGCGTTCTTTAACCTTTTCCAGCGCGCCATAAACGATACGCTCGGCAACGGCTTTCTTGCCGCTTTCCATCACGTGGTTCATGAACTTGGCCAGGATTTGGCTTCCGTATTTTGGATCGTCAAGCACTTCGCGCTTGGCTGCTACGCGTCTTCTTGGCATGGATAAGCCCTCAAACGGTCTTCAGGTTCGCTCGGAATCGGTGCCCTTTCGGGACGCCTCCGACCTTACTCTTATCGACTCAGAAAATTAGATGATTCAGTGTTGCAAAAAGCCGCTACTACTTAGGCTTCTTGGTACCGTACTTCGAACGACCCTGGTTACGACCTTTAACGCCGGAAGTATCCAAGGAACCGCGTACGGTGTGGTAACGAACACCTGGCAAGTCTTTTACACGACCGCCGCGGATCAGTACCACGCTGTGTTCTTGCAGGTTGTGACCTTCACCACCGATGTACGAGGAAACCTCGAAACCGTTGGTCAGGCGCACACGGCATACTTTACGCAGTGCCGAGTTAGGTTTTTTCGGCGTAGTGGTATACACGCGAGTGCATACGCCACGACGTTGCGGGCAGTTCTGCAGCGCAGGTACGTCGGATTTCTCGACGATACGCTTACGCGGCTGACGTACCAGCTGGTTGATAGTTGCCATCTACTAGCTCCACTGTTGTCTTGCGACGCTATTGTCTTGCAAGAAAAGCAAAATGGCAGGAACGAATTCCCGCCAAATTTAGGGGTACAAGAGTCTAAAGAGGATCTTGCCCCCAGTCAAGGCAAGGCCCCGACCTCCCCTCTCATCGAACCGAGGCAAAATTGCCTCGATCCGACGAATGGAGCTGCCAGGGCCCGGACTTATTTATCGCAGAACTCAGTTACCGCTGGAGTTCAGCGCTTCGGTCAGTGCAGCTTCCACTTCACTGGCGCTTACGCGCAACGGCTTGTCAGCATCACGGCGACGCTTACGCTCGCTGTGGTAAGCCAAACCGGTACCGGCCGGGATCAGACGACCCACAACCACGTTTTCTTTCAGGCCGCGCAGGTAATCGCGCTTGCCGGTTACCGCTGCTTCGGTCAGTACGCGAGTGGTCTCCTGGAAGGAGGCCGCCGAGATGAACGACTCAGTCGACAACGACGCCTTGGTGATACCCAGCAGCACGCGAGTGAACTTGGACACGAATTTGTCTTCGTTCGTCAGGCGCTCGTTTTCCACCAGTACGTGAGTCAGTTCCATCTGGTCACCCTTGATGAAACTGGAATCGCCGGATTCAGCGATTTCAACTTTACGCAGCATCTGACGCAGGATGGTCTCGATGTGCTTATCGTTGATCTTCACGCCTTGCAGGCGGTAAACGTCCTGGATCTCGTTAACGATGTACTTGGCCAGCGCACTCACACCCAGCAGACGCAGGATGTCGTGTGGATCGCTCGGACCGTCGGAGATAACTTCGCCGCGGTTTACCTGTTCGCCTTCGAACACGTTCAGGTGACGCCACTTCGGAATCAGCTCTTCATACGGATCGCTACCGTCGTTCGGGGTGATGACCAGACGGCGCTTGCCCTTGGTCTCTTTACCGAACGCGATGGTGCCGCTGACTTCAGCCAGAATCGACGCTTCTTTCGGACGACGCGCTTCGAACAAGTCGGCAACACGCGGCAGACCACCGGTGATGTCACGGGTCTTCGAAGTTTCTTGCGGGATACGCGCGATAACATCACCGATCGCGATCTTCGCACCGTCCGCCACACCGACCAGGGCGTTGGCTGGCAGGAAGTACTGAGCGATAACGTCAGTGCCTGGCAGCAACAGATCCTTGCCGTTGTCATCGACCATCTTCACGGCTGGACGGATGTCTTTACCGGCAGCTGGACGATCTTTCGCGTCGAGTACTTCAATGTTGGTCATACCGGTCAATTCGTCAGTCTGACGCTTGATCGTGATGCCTTCTTCCATGCCCACGTAGGTCACGGTACCTTTCATTTCGGTAACGATTGGGTGAGTGTGCGGATCCCACTTGGCCACGATTGCGCCAGCGTCGACCTTGTCACCTTCTTTAACCGAAATCACAGCACCGTACGGCAGCTTGTAACGCTCACGCTCACGACCGTAGTCATCAGCGATTGCCAGCTCACCGGAACGGGACACAGCAACCAGGTGGCCATCCACTCGCTCAACGTGTTTCAGGTTGTGCAGACGGACGGTACCGCCATTCTTCACCTGAACGCTGTCGGCTGCGGAGGTCCGGCTTGCCGCACCACCGATGTGGAACGTACGCATGGTCAGCTGGGTACCCGGCTCACCGATGGACTGGGCAGCGATAACGCCGACCGCTTCACCGATGTTCACCTGGTGACCACGAGCCAAGTCACGGCCGTAGCACTTGGCGCAAATGCCGTAGCGGGTTTCGCAGCTGATCGGCGAGCGAACGATCACTTCGTCAATGCTGTTGAGTTCGATGAACTCAACCCACTTCTCGTCCACCAGGGTGCCGGCAGGAACGATAACTTCCTCGGTACCTGGCTTGAATACGTCACGGGCGATAACACGACCCAATACGCGCTCACCCAACGGCTCTACAACGTCACCGCCTTCAATGTGCGGCGTCATCAGCAGACCGTGCTCGGTGCCGCAATCGATCTCGGTTACAACCAGATCTTGTGCAACGTCTACCAGACGACGAGTCAGGTAACCGGAGTTAGCGGTTTTCAACGCGGTATCCGCCAGACCTTTACGAGCACCGTGAGTGGAGATGAAGTACTGAAGTACGCTCAAACCTTCACGGAAGTTCGCAGTAATCGGCGTTTCGATGATGGAACCGTCCGGCTTGGCCATCAGGCCACGCATACCGGCGAGCTGACGGATCTGCGCAGCAGAACCCCGTGCGCCCGAGTCGGCCATCATGTACATCGAGTTGAAGGACTCCTGGTCAACTTCGTCGCCGTGACGGTCAATGACTTTCTCTTTCGAGAGGTTAGCCATCATCGCCTTGGAAACTTCGTCGTTCGCCTTCGACCAAAGGTCGATTACCTTGTTGTACTTCTCGCCCTGGGTTACCAGGCCGGAAGCGTACTGGCTTTCGATCTCTTTCACTTCGTCGGTGGCAGCACCGATGATGCGGGCCTTTTCATCCGGGATAACGAAGTCGTTAACACCGATGGAAACGCCGGAAATGGTCGAGTAAGCAAAACCGGTGTACATCAACTGGTCAGCGAAGATCACGGTCTCTTTCAAACCAACCACGCGGTAGCACTGGTTGATCAGCTTGGAGATCGCCTTTTTCTTCATCGGCAGGTTGACGACATCGTACGACAGACCTTTTGGCACAACCTGATACAACAGCGCACGACCGACAGTGGTGTCGACGATACGGGTGTTGGTCACGCTGCCGCCATCACGGTCGTTGACGGTTTCGTTGATCCGCACCTTGACCTTGGCGTGCAGTGCGGCTTCGCCGGCACGGAACACACGGTCAACTTCCTGCAGGTCAGCGAACACACGACCTTCGCCTTTAGCGTTGATCGCCTCACGCGTCATGTAGTACAGACCCAATACAACGTCCTGCGACGGAACGATGATTGGCTCACCGTTGGCTGGCGACAGAATGTTGTTGGTCGACATCATCAACGCACGCGCTTCCAACTGGGCTTCCAGTGTCAGCGGTACGTGCACGGCCATTTGGTCGCCGTCGAAGTCGGCGTTGTACGCAGCACAGACCAGAGGGTGCAGCTGGATAGCCTTACCTTCGATCAGTACCGGTTCAAACGCCTGGATACCCAGACGGTGAAGGGTCGGTGCACGGTTGAGGAGAACCGGGTGTTCGCGAATCACTTCAGCGAGAACGTCCCAAACCTCTGGCAGTTCGCGCTCGACCATTTTCTTGGCCGCTTTGATGGTGGTCGCGAGACCGCGCATTTCCAGCTTGCCGAAGATGAACGGCTTGAACAGCTCCAGAGCCATCTTCTTAGGCAGACCGCACTGGTGCAGACGCAGGGTCGGGCCTACGGTAATTACCGAACGACCAGAGTAGTCCACACGCTTACCGAGCAAGTTCTGACGGAAACGACCTTGCTTACCCTTGATCATGTCAGCCAGGGATTTCAGAGGACGCTTGTTGGAACCAGTGATAGCACGGCCACGACGACCGTTGTCGAGCAAGGCGTCGACAGCTTCTTGCAACATACGCTTTTCGTTGCGCACGATGATGTCCGGAGCGGACAGATCAAGCAGGCGCTTCAAGCGGTTGTTACGGTTGATCACGCGGCGGTACAGGTCGTTGAGGTCGGACGTCGCGAAACGACCACCATCCAACGGTACCAGCGGACGCAGGTCTGGCGGCAGAACCGGCAGAACGGTCAGCACCATCCACTCTGGCAAGTTGCCGGAACCCTGGAAGGCTTCCATCAACTTCAGACGCTTGGACAGTTTCTTGATCTTGGTTTCGGAGTTGGTTTGCGGAATCTCTTCGCGCAGACGGCCAATCTCGTGCTCCAGATCGATAGCGTGCAGCAGTTCGCGGACAGCTTCGGCGCCCATGCGGGCATCGAAATCGTCGCCGAACTCTTCCAGCGCTTCGAAATACTGCTCGTCGTTCAGCAACTGACCTTTTTCAAGGGTGGTCATGCCTGGATCGATAACGACATAGCTCTCGAAGTAGAGAACGCGTTCGATATCACGCAGGGTCATGTCCATCAGCAAGCCGATACGGGACGGCAGCGATTTCAGGAACCAGATGTGGGCAACCGGAGAAGCCAGTTCGATGTGCGCCATGCGCTCACGACGAACCTTGGCCAGTGCAACTTCAACGCCGCACTTCTCGCAGATCACACCACGGTGCTTCAAGCGCTTGTACTTACCGCACAGGCACTCGTAATCCTTTACCGGGCCAAAGATCTTGGCGCAGAACAGGCCGTCACGCTCAGGTTTGAACGTACGGTAGTTGATGGTTTCCGGCTTTTTAACTTCACCGAACGACCACGAACGGATCATCTCAGGCGATGCCAACCCAATACGGATGGCGTCGAACTCTTCGACTTGACCCTGGTTTTTCAGCAAATTCAGTAGGTCTTTCAAGGCCTTTCCTCCTGGCGGAGCAGAGAGCGGGCTAAACGGCCCCGCTCTCGATTCGCGTCACGTGTTATTCGGTTTCCAGATCGATATCGATGCCGAGGGAACGAATTTCTTTGATCAACACGTTGAAGGACTCGGGCATGCCCGGCTCCATACGGTGATCGCCGTCCACGATGTTTTTGTACATCTTGGTCCGGCCGTTCACATCGTCCGACTTCACTGTGAGCATTTCTTGCAGAGTGTAAGCAGCACCGTATGCTTCCAGTGCCCAGACCTCCATCTCCCCGAAACGCTGACCACCGAACTGAGCCTTACCACCCAGCGGCTGCTGGGTAACCAGGCTGTACGAACCGGTAGAACGAGCGTGCATCTTGTCGTCTACCAAGTGGTTCAGCTTCAGCATGTACATGTAGCCAACAGTAACCGGGCGCTCGAACTTGTTGCCGGTACGGCCGTCGAACAGCTGCATCTGGCCGCTTTCCGGCAGGTCTGCCAGTTTCAGCATGGCCTTGATTTCGCTTTCCTTGGCACCGTCGAACACCGGGGTAGCCATTGGAACGCCGCCGCGCAGGTTTTTCGCCAGGTCCAGGATTTCCTGGTCGGAGAAGGTGTCCAGCTCTTCGTTGCGACCGCCGATCTCGTTGTAGATCTCGTGCAGGAACTTACGCAGGTCAGCAACCTTGCGCTGCTCTTCGATCATGCGGTTGATCTTCTCGCCCAGACCTTTGGCCGCGAGGCCCAGGTGGGTTTCAAGGATCTGACCAACGTTCATACGCGAAGGTACGCCCAACGGGTTGAGGACGACGTCGACCGGGGTGCCATTGGCATCGTGCGGCATGTCTTCAACCGGCATGATCACGGAGACCACACCCTTGTTACCGTGACGACCGGCCATCTTGTCGCCCGGCTGGATGCGGCGACGGATTGCCAGGTAAACCTTGACGATTTTCAGCACGCCTGGAGCCAGGTCATCGCCCTGCTGCAGTTTGCGCTTCTTGTCTTCGAACTTGTCGTCCAGCAGACGGCGGCGATCAACGATGTAGGCCTGGGCCTTCTCGAGCTGCTCGTTCAGAGCATCTTCAGCCATGCGCAGTTTGAACCACTGGCCGTGCTCAAGACCGTCGAGGATTTCGTCGGTGATGTCCTGACCTTTCTTCAGACCTGCGCCGCCTTCAGCCTTGTGGCCTACCAGAGCGGAACGCAGACGTTCGAAGGTTGCGCCTTCAACGATACGGAACTCTTCGTTCAGATCCTTGCGGATCTCGTCGAGCTGGGTCTTCTCGATGGACAGGGCACGAGCATCACGCTCAACGCCGTCACGGGTGAAGACCTGTACGTCGATGACAGTACCCTTGGTGCCAGTCGGCACGCGCAGGGAAGTGTCTTTAACGTCGCTGGCTTTTTCACCGAAGATGGCACGCAGCAGTTTTTCTTCCGGAGTCAGTTGGGTCTCGCCTTTCGGAGTGACCTTACCGACCAGGATGTCGCCTGCGCCTACTTCGGCACCTACGTAAACGATACCGGCTTCGTCCAGTTTGTTCAGTGCAGCTTCACCCACGTTCGGGATGTCCGCAGTGATTTCCTCTGGCCCAAGCTTGGTGTCACGCGCCACACAGGTCAGTTCCTGAATGTGGATCGTGGTGAAGCGGTCTTCTTGAACAACACGCTCGGACAGGCAGATGGAGTCTTCGAAGTTGAAGCCGTTCCATGCCATGAACGCGATGCGCATGTTCTGACCCAGTGCCAGTTCACCCATGTCGGTGGACGGGCCGTCGGCCATGATGTCGCTGCGCTGAACGCGATCACCTTTGCTCACCAGCGGACGCTGGTTGATGCAGGTGTTCTGGTTCGAGCGGGTGTATTTGGTCAGGTTGTAGATGTCGACACCGGCTTCGCCAGTTTCAACTTCGTCATCGGCAACACGAACCACGATACGGCTGGCATCAACGGAGTCGATCACGCCGCCACGACGAGCCACGACGCAAACGCCGGAGTCACGGGCTACGTTACGCTCCATGCCGGTACCTACCAGCGGCTTGTCAGCGCGCAGGGTGGGTACAGCTTGACGCTGCATGTTGGAACCCATCAACGCACGGTTGGCGTCATCGTGCTCCAGGAACGGAATCAGCGACGCTGCAACCGACACTACCTGCTTCGGCGAAACGTCCATCAAGGTGACGTCTTCCGGCGCCTTGACGGTGAACTCGTTCAAGTGACGAACAGCTACCAGCTCGTCGACCAGGACTTTCTTGTCGTTCATCGTGGCCGAGGCCTGAGCGATCACGTGATCAGCTTCTTCGATAGCGGACAGGAACACGATCTCGTCGGTGACCAGAGCGTCCTTCACCACTCGGTACGGGCTCTCGAGGAAGCCGTACTGGTTGGTGCGCGCATAAGCGGCCAGGGAGTTGATCAGGCCGATGTTCGGACCTTCCGGCGTTTCGATCGGGCAAACACGACCGTAGTGCGTCGGGTGTACGTCACGAACTTCAAAGCCCGCACGCTCACGGGTCAGACCGCCCGGGCCCAGTGCAGATACACGGCGCTTGTGGGTGATCTCGGAGAGCGGGTTGTTCTGGTCCATGAACTGGGAAAGCTGGCTGGAACCGAAGAACTCTTTCACCGCCGCAGCCACTGGCTTGGCGTTGATCAGGTCTTGCGGCATCAGGCCTTCGCTTTCTGCCATCGACAGACGCTCTTTGACCGCACGCTCAACACGTACCAGGCCAACGCGGAACTGGTTCTCGGCCATCTCACCTACGCAGCGAACACGGCGGTTACCCAGGTGGTCGATGTCATCGACGATGCCTTTACCGTTACGGATGTCGACCAGGGTCTTCAGTACCGCAACGATGTCTTCCTTGCACAGCACGCCCGAACCTTCGATCTCGGTACGACCGATACGACGGTTGAACTTCATCCGGCCGACCGCAGACAGGTCATAGCGCTCAGGGCTGAAGAACAGGTTGTTGAACAGGGTTTCGGCAGCGTCTTTGGTTGGTGGCTCACCAGGACGCATCATGCGATAGATCTCGACCAGCGCTTCCAATTGGTTGCTGGTGGAGTCGATCTTCAGCGTGTCGGAGATGAACGGACCGCAGTCGATATCGTTGGTGTACAGGGTCTCGATGCGAACAACCTGAGCCTTGGCGATCTTGGCCAGGATCTCGGTGTTCAGCTCGGTGTTGCACTCGGCCAGGATTTCGCCTGTAGCCGGGTGAACGATGACCTTGGCGGTGGTGCGACCCAGGACGTAGTCCAGAGGCACTTCCAGCTCTTTGATACCGGCTTTTTCGATCTGGTTGATGTGGCGCGCAGTAATACGACGGCCAGCTTCAACAATGACCTTGCCCTTGTCATCCTGGATGTCCAGGACGGCAATTTCACCACGCAGGCGCGAAGCAATCAGCTCCAGCTTGAGGGTTTCATCCTTCAGGCTGAATACGTTGGTGGTGTAGAAGGCGTCCAGCACTTGCTCGGTGGTATAACCAAGCGCGCGCAGCAATACCGAGGCCGGCAGCTTGCGACGACGGTCGATACGCACGAACACGCAGTCTTTCGGGTCGAACTCGAAGTCCAACCACGAACCGCGGTACGGAATGATCCGCGCGGAGTACAGGAGCTTGCCGGAGCTGTGCGTCTTGCCGCGGTCGTGGTCGAAGAACACGCCCGGGGAACGGTGCAGCTGGGAAACGATCACACGCTCGGTACCGTTGATAACGAAGGTACCGTTCTCGGTCATCAATGGGATTTCGCCCATGTAGACTTCTTGCTCTTTGATGTCCTTGATCGCTTTGTTCGACGATTCTTTGTCGAAAATGATCAGGCGCACTTTTACCCGCAAAGGTACGGCGTAAGTAACACCGCGCAACACGCATTCTTTGACATCAAATGCCGGTTCGCCCAGGCGATAACCGACGTACTCCAGCGCAGCATTGCCGGAGTAGCTGATGATCGGGAAAACGGATTTGAAGGCCGCATGCAGGCCCACGTCGCGGAACTGATCTTTGGTCGCTCCCGCCTGCAAGAATTCACGATACGAATCCAGCTGGATAGCCAGAAGGTACGGGACATCCATGACGTCCGGCAACTTGCTAAAGTCCTTGCGGATACGTTTTTTCTCAGTATATGAGTAAGCCATCAGCGTTCCCCAGCTTGGTCACCTGCTTGTTTGGCCCCTCCGACGGGAGCAGCCAGAAAATCTTGCAAACCCCATGGTTTGCACCACCGCATCGGGTGGCTACAGCGCGTTAATGGCGGCGACCGAGTCGACAGCCAAGAACGGAAAAAGGCCGGTGGCAAGAGCCACCAGCCATCAGCCTTCAGCTTAACGCTTGGGCTGGAGACGCAAGGTCGATGCTTACTTCAGCTCGACTTTAGCGCCTGCTTCTTCCAGTACTGCTTTGGCTTTGTCAGCTGCGTCTTTGGCAACAGCTTCCAGAACCAGGGCAGGAGCGCCGTCAACTACAGCCTTGGCTTCTTTCAGGCCCAGACCGGTCAGTTCACGTACTGCCTTGATCACGTTTACTTTCTTCTCGCCAGCTTCGGTCAGCATGACGTTGAATTCGGTTTGCTCTTCAACAACGGCAGCAGCAGCAGCTGGGCCAGCGGAAGCAGCGGCAGCGGAAACGCCGAATTTTTCTTCGAAAGCTTTGATCAGCTCAACAACCTGCAGAACCGACATTTCAGCTACGGCGTTGAGGATATCGTCTTGGGAGATAGACATTGCTGTATTTCCTGAATTGGGGGACGGCCTACTCGGCCATCGAAATAAACAAAAATACGCGAGAGAAGTCGCTCAGCCTCAGGCTGCGGCGGCTTCTTTTTGCTCGCGAACTGCGGCCAGAGTACGAGCCAGCTTGCTGGTAGCGCCTTGAATCACGCTCATCAGCTGCGAAATGGCTTCGTCGCGGGTCGGCAGTGTTGCCAGTACGTCGATTTGGTTAGCTGCGAGGAACTTGCCCTCGAACGCAGCTGCCTTGATCTCGAACTTATCCTGACTCTTGGCAAACTCTTTGAACAAACGGGCAGCAGCGCCTGGATGTTCTTTGGAGAACGCGATCAGAGTCGGGCCGGTGAACACGTCGTTGAGAACACTGTATTCAGTGTCAGCAACAGCGCGCTTGAGCAGGGTGTTACGTACAACACGTACGTATACGCCAGCTTCACGAGCCTCTTTACGGAGTCCGGTCATAGCGCCTACTGTCACACCACGGGCATCAGCCACGACAGCGGACAGAGCAGCTTTGGCAGCCTCGTTGACTTCAGCGACGATGGCCTTCTTGTCTTCGAGATTAATTGCCACGGGTTTAACTCCTGCTTGTTACCGTTTCATCTGGCCGGAGCCGGATGTCGTTTTGGTGTCTGATTCGGTAAGGAACCGGGAGCACCATCTGCGTAGGCTTGTGGTTTAAGACTTGCGTCGCCTACGGTCTTGGATAGCCCCCGCCAGGCAGGGACCCCAATTTTTTTCAATTGGCGCAATCTCTCACGCCAACTTGTGTCCTATACGTCCAGCGAGCCTTGGTCGATGACCAGACCTGGGCCCATAGTGGTGCTCAGGGTAACGCGCTTAACGTAGATACCTTTCGAGGAAGCTGGCTTGATACGCTTCAGATCAGCGATCAGGGCTTCAACGTTTTCCTTCAGCTTGACGGCGTCGAAACCGACTTTGCCAACGGAGGTGTGAATGATGCCGTTTTTGTCGGTGCGATAACGAACCTGACCAGCTTTGGCGTTTTTAACCGCGGTAGCTACGTCTGGGGTTACGGTGCCGACTTTAGGGTTAGGCATCAGACCACGTGGGCCGAGGATCTGACCCAACTGACCTACAACGCGCATTGCATCCGGGGAAGCAATAACCACGTCATAGTTCAGGTCGCCGCCTTTCATTTCGGCAGCCAGGTCGTCCATGCCAACGCGGTCAGCGCCAGCGGCCAGAGCAGCTTCAGCTGCCGGGCCTTGGGTGAAGACAGCTACACGTACAGTCTTGCCAGTACCGTGTGGCAGCACAGTTGCGCTACGAACGACCTGGTCGGATTTACGTGGGTCAACGCCCAGGTTTACAGCAACGTCAACGGACTCGCTGAACTTGACAGTCGACAGCTCGGTCAGCAGAGCAGCAGCATCTACAAAGTTGTAGGACTTGCCCGCTTCGATTTTGCCGGCGATAGCCTTTTGGCGCTTGGTCAGCTTAGCCATTACACACCCTCCACGTTAAGGCCCATGCTACGAGCAGAACCGGCGATGGTACGCACGGCTGCATCCATATCAGCTGCAGTCAGATCCGCGTTTTTGGTTTTCGCGATTTCTTCCAGCTGAGCACGGGTCACGGTGCCAACCTTAACGGTGTTAGGACGAGCGGAACCGCTAGTCAGACCGGCAGCCTTCTTCAGCAAAACCGAAGCCGGGGTCGACTTGGTTTCGAAAGTGAAACTACGGTCGCTGTAAACAGTGATGATCACTGGAGTCGGCAGACCTGGCTCAAGACCCTGAGTACGGGCGTTGAAGGCCTTGCAGAATTCCATGATGTTCACGCCGTGCTGACCCAGAGCTGGACCGACGGGTGGGCTTGGGTTGGCCTGAGCGGCCTTCACTTGCAGCTTGATGTAAGCGGTAATCTTCTTGGCCATGAGGCACTCCAATTACGGGTTCAAACGCCTCGAAAGGCTCCCCGGTTACTTGCGCGTATATCCCAGTGACGACAAAACCCCACAGCCTCAGGCTGCGGGGTTGGGATGCTTGCTCAGCTAGACCTTTTCGACCTGACTGAACTCCAACTCTACCGGAGTAGAGCGACCGAAAATGAGCACTGCCACCTGGATCCGGCTCTTTTCGTAGTTAACCTCTTCGACGGTGCCGTTGAAATCAGCAAACGGACCATCTGTAACACGAACAACCTCGCCCGGCTCGAACAACGTCTTCGGCTTAGGCTTGTCGCTACCATCAGCAACACGACGCAGAATTGCTTCTGCCTCTTTATCGGTAATTGGAGCTGGCTTATCGGCAGTACCACCGATAAAACCCATGACGCGAGGGGTATCCTTGACCAAGTGCCAAGTACCTTCGTTCATGTCCATTTGAACCAGCACGTAGCCTGGAAAGAACTTGCGTTCGCTCTTGCGCTTCTGGCCATTCCGCATTTCAACCACTTCTTCAGTGGGAACCAGAATTTCGCCGAAGCCATCTTCCATGCCTGCCAGCTTTACGCGCTCCAGCAAAGAGCGCAT from Pseudomonas tolaasii NCPPB 2192 includes the following:
- the rpoB gene encoding DNA-directed RNA polymerase subunit beta; this encodes MAYSYTEKKRIRKDFSKLPDVMDVPYLLAIQLDSYREFLQAGATKDQFRDVGLHAAFKSVFPIISYSGNAALEYVGYRLGEPAFDVKECVLRGVTYAVPLRVKVRLIIFDKESSNKAIKDIKEQEVYMGEIPLMTENGTFVINGTERVIVSQLHRSPGVFFDHDRGKTHSSGKLLYSARIIPYRGSWLDFEFDPKDCVFVRIDRRRKLPASVLLRALGYTTEQVLDAFYTTNVFSLKDETLKLELIASRLRGEIAVLDIQDDKGKVIVEAGRRITARHINQIEKAGIKELEVPLDYVLGRTTAKVIVHPATGEILAECNTELNTEILAKIAKAQVVRIETLYTNDIDCGPFISDTLKIDSTSNQLEALVEIYRMMRPGEPPTKDAAETLFNNLFFSPERYDLSAVGRMKFNRRIGRTEIEGSGVLCKEDIVAVLKTLVDIRNGKGIVDDIDHLGNRRVRCVGEMAENQFRVGLVRVERAVKERLSMAESEGLMPQDLINAKPVAAAVKEFFGSSQLSQFMDQNNPLSEITHKRRVSALGPGGLTRERAGFEVRDVHPTHYGRVCPIETPEGPNIGLINSLAAYARTNQYGFLESPYRVVKDALVTDEIVFLSAIEEADHVIAQASATMNDKKVLVDELVAVRHLNEFTVKAPEDVTLMDVSPKQVVSVAASLIPFLEHDDANRALMGSNMQRQAVPTLRADKPLVGTGMERNVARDSGVCVVARRGGVIDSVDASRIVVRVADDEVETGEAGVDIYNLTKYTRSNQNTCINQRPLVSKGDRVQRSDIMADGPSTDMGELALGQNMRIAFMAWNGFNFEDSICLSERVVQEDRFTTIHIQELTCVARDTKLGPEEITADIPNVGEAALNKLDEAGIVYVGAEVGAGDILVGKVTPKGETQLTPEEKLLRAIFGEKASDVKDTSLRVPTGTKGTVIDVQVFTRDGVERDARALSIEKTQLDEIRKDLNEEFRIVEGATFERLRSALVGHKAEGGAGLKKGQDITDEILDGLEHGQWFKLRMAEDALNEQLEKAQAYIVDRRRLLDDKFEDKKRKLQQGDDLAPGVLKIVKVYLAIRRRIQPGDKMAGRHGNKGVVSVIMPVEDMPHDANGTPVDVVLNPLGVPSRMNVGQILETHLGLAAKGLGEKINRMIEEQRKVADLRKFLHEIYNEIGGRNEELDTFSDQEILDLAKNLRGGVPMATPVFDGAKESEIKAMLKLADLPESGQMQLFDGRTGNKFERPVTVGYMYMLKLNHLVDDKMHARSTGSYSLVTQQPLGGKAQFGGQRFGEMEVWALEAYGAAYTLQEMLTVKSDDVNGRTKMYKNIVDGDHRMEPGMPESFNVLIKEIRSLGIDIDLETE
- the rplL gene encoding 50S ribosomal protein L7/L12; protein product: MSISQDDILNAVAEMSVLQVVELIKAFEEKFGVSAAAASAGPAAAAAVVEEQTEFNVMLTEAGEKKVNVIKAVRELTGLGLKEAKAVVDGAPALVLEAVAKDAADKAKAVLEEAGAKVELK
- the rplJ gene encoding 50S ribosomal protein L10, encoding MAINLEDKKAIVAEVNEAAKAALSAVVADARGVTVGAMTGLRKEAREAGVYVRVVRNTLLKRAVADTEYSVLNDVFTGPTLIAFSKEHPGAAARLFKEFAKSQDKFEIKAAAFEGKFLAANQIDVLATLPTRDEAISQLMSVIQGATSKLARTLAAVREQKEAAAA
- the rplA gene encoding 50S ribosomal protein L1, whose translation is MAKLTKRQKAIAGKIEAGKSYNFVDAAALLTELSTVKFSESVDVAVNLGVDPRKSDQVVRSATVLPHGTGKTVRVAVFTQGPAAEAALAAGADRVGMDDLAAEMKGGDLNYDVVIASPDAMRVVGQLGQILGPRGLMPNPKVGTVTPDVATAVKNAKAGQVRYRTDKNGIIHTSVGKVGFDAVKLKENVEALIADLKRIKPASSKGIYVKRVTLSTTMGPGLVIDQGSLDV
- the rplK gene encoding 50S ribosomal protein L11, with translation MAKKITAYIKLQVKAAQANPSPPVGPALGQHGVNIMEFCKAFNARTQGLEPGLPTPVIITVYSDRSFTFETKSTPASVLLKKAAGLTSGSARPNTVKVGTVTRAQLEEIAKTKNADLTAADMDAAVRTIAGSARSMGLNVEGV